The following are from one region of the Mixophyes fleayi isolate aMixFle1 chromosome 7, aMixFle1.hap1, whole genome shotgun sequence genome:
- the CIAO3 gene encoding cytosolic iron-sulfur assembly component 3: MASPFSGVLQLTDLDDFIGPSQDCIKPVKVEKKTGKGAAKIRIEDDGSYFQINQDGASQKLEKAKITLNDCLACSGCVTSAETILITQQSHEELYKILAQNKTKDLSLYKLVVVSVSPQSRASLAAKFNLNIQETAQKLTAFFKQLGVHHVFDTSFSRNFSLLESQREFIRRYKRQKEEKKTLPMLASACPGWICYAEKTHGSFIIPYISVTKSPQQAMGSLVKSHFAQEKKLKPDQIYHVTVMPCYDKKLEASRPDFFSEEYETRDVDCVITTGEVLRMLEQEGISLSDVNLCPLDTQFSSVAEDKPLGHEGGGSGGYLEHIYKYAAQELFGIHVNEIKYKPLKNKDFQEVTLEKDGEVLLQFALAYGFRNIQNLVQKLKRGRCTYHYVEVMACPSGCLNGGGQIRAEGEDGKDLLHRVEQLYSTVRSVSPERDDRVKELYEQWLGGRDGARVEEALHTQYHAVEKINSGLNIKW; the protein is encoded by the exons ATGGCGTCGCCGTTTAGCGGAGTGCTGCAGCTGACTGATCTGGATGACTTTATCGGGCCGTCACAG GATTGCATCAAACCAGTTAAAGTTGAGAAGAAAACCGGGAAAGGAGCAGCTAAGATCCGAATTGAAGATGACGGAAGTTATTTCCAAATCAACCAG gATGGAGCTTCCCAGAAGTTGGAAAAGGCGAAGATTACCCTTAACGATTGCTTGGCCTGCAGCGGCTGTGTGACCTCAGCGGAAACAATATTAATAACACAGCAGAGCCACGAGGAGCTGTACAAGATACTAGCACAGaacaaa ACAAAGGACCTGTCTCTATACAAGCTTGTTGTGGTGTCTGTCTCTCCTCAGTCACGGGCTTCTCTGGCTGCAAAATTTAACCTTAATATCCAGGAAACCGCCCAGAAACTGACAGCATTCTTCAAGCAGTTGG GGGTACACCATGTTTTCGACACCAGCTTCTCCAGGAACTTCAGCCTGTTGGAGAGTCAGCGAGAGTTTATACGCCGCTATAAGAGGcagaaggaggagaagaaaacCCTTCCCATGCTGGCCTCGGCCTGCCCAG GTTGGATTTGTTATGCTGAGAAAACCCACGGCTCTTTTATTATCCCATACATCAGTGTCACCAAGTCCCCACAGCAAGCAATGGGATCGTTGGTCAAGAGCCACTTCGCACAGGAAAAG AAGCTGAAGCCAGACCAGATTTACCATGTGACGGTGATGCCGTGTTATGACAAGAAGCTGGAGGCCTCGAGACCGGACTTCTTCAGTGAGGAATACGAGACACGAGACGTGGATTGTGTCATTACCACAG GTGAAGTATTGCGGATGTTGGAACAAGAGGGAATATCATTATCAGATGTGAATCTCTGTCCCCTTGACACACA GTTCAGCAGTGTGGCAGAGGACAAGCCGCTGGGACACGAAGGCGGGGGGTCCGGCGGTTACCTGGagcatatttataaatatgcagCACAAGAACTCTTTGGCATCCATGTGAATGAAATCAAATACAAGCCTTTAAA GAACAAGGACTTCCAGGAGGTGACGCTGGAGAAGGATGGGGAGGTGTTGCTGCAGTTTGCACTGGCTTATGGCTTCCGGAACATCCAGAACTTGGTGCAGAAGCTTAAAAGGGGGCGCTGCACCTACCACTATGTAGAGGTGATGGCCTGTCCTTCAG GCTGTTTGAATGGAGGTGGACAGATCCGAGCAGAAGGGGAAGATGGGAAGGACTTGCTGCACAGAGTTGAGCAGCTGTACAGTACTGTGAGGAGTGTGTCCCCAGAGCGGGATGACAGAGTGAAGGAACTCTATGAGCAGTGGCTCGGGGGTAGAGACGGTGCCAGAGTGGAAGAGgccttacacacacaataccacgcAGTGGAGAAAATCAATTCTGGACTCAATATTAAATGGTGA